The DNA region TAAAAAACAATTAAAGAAAAAATTAAGAGTGGGCTACCTCAAACTTATAGTATAGGCGGTAACACTTACCATAGAAATTGGTTTTTTATGATAGCTATCATCACCCAAAAGAAAAATTAGAGCTAGAGCAGATGATAAGGGATATTAAATGAGATTAACCGGCACAAAGTAAAGGTAAGTAGTGTATATGTTAAAGAATTAGCTCAGCTTTATCAACAAGGTATGCAAAAATATTCTCAAACCTTAAAATTTGGCAAAAAAGGTTATTTTAGAATTCATTGTGCTTACGATACCGTGCTAAAAGTAGAGCTTCACACGGATAAACCTACAAAATGCAATAAAATTGCAAAATAACCCTGCCTAAGCAGGGCATACTTCTACTCTAAATTCCTCATATCAATCACATAGCGGAATTTTGCTGTGCCGTTAGTCAGTTTTTCATAAGCCTCATCGATTTGATAGGGTTTGATAAGCTCTGTTTCTGGGTAAATTGCGTGCTTGAGTGAAAAATCCATCATCTCTTGCGTTTCTTTAATGCCCCCTATGAGTGAGCCATAAACCTTTTTACCTGCTTTATACACTAAATCTTTTACGCTAAGGCTTGGCATAGTATCGTGCGGTGGAAGTCCTACGATAGCGAATTCTCCCCCAAATTTGAGTAAATCTAAATACGCACTCACATCATAAAAAGTTGGGATTGTAGAGATGATAAGGTCAAACCTCTCCTTCACTTCATCAGCCCTAACACTAGCATAAAAGCCACTCACACCCATTTTAAGCGCTTCTTCTTTTTTCTTTTCATTTCTCGCAAAAACGCTTACACTAGCACCCATTTTTAAGGCGTATTTAACCGCCATTACCCCAAGCCCTCCAAAGCCAGCCACGCCGACTTTAAAGCCCTCTTTAACCTTGCTAAATTTTAAAGGAGAATAAGTAGTAATGCCCGCACAAAGCAAAGGAGCAACCTTTTCTAATGGGGCATTTTGTGGCACTTTTATGGCGAAATTTTCACTCACGACTATATTATTTGAATAGCCTCCATAAGTGTTTTCACCGCCGTGAAAGATGTCCTTGCTATTGTAGGTAAAAATGGTCTGCCCTCTTTGGCAAAACTGCTCTTGGCTTTGTTTGCACGCCTCGCACTCACCGCAAGAATTTACCATACAACCAACCCCTGCATAATCACCCACTTTAAACTGGCTCACGCCCTTACCCACAGCCACAACTTCACCTGCGATTTCGTGTCCTGGCACACAAGGATAAGTAGCCTCTCCCCACTCACTCCTTGCGGTATGTATGTCGCTATGACAAATTCCAGCGTAAAGGATTTTGATTAAAATATCCCTTTCTCCTAAGGCGTGGCGCGTGAAGTCAAAAGGCGTAAATTTCGCGTCCTTGCTTAACATCGCAAAGCCCTTACTTTGCACCCTACCATTTTCTAAAATCTTGTATGACATCAGCTTTTCTCCTTAATTGCAATTTTAAAAATTCTAAAGCAAAAAGGTAAATTAAAAAACAAGTTTAAAGACTAAATTTCCTCCAAAATAGCCTATTTCATCTTTATTAAAGCTATTTTTGTAAAAGCCCTCTAAACCGACCACAGAATAAGGCGTGAGGTAAAAATAAGAACCTGTATTGATGAAAAATTTATAAGTATAAGGTGCTTTATATCTTAAAGGCTCTTTTGTCGTCCCTGCTAAAAAGTGCTGATAATCCTCTGTGTTGATAATCGCACCTTGTAAGCCGGTATTAAGCTTTAAATAATTTTTCTCAAAATAAGTGCTAAATTCCACTCCGCCCACTACATCTAAATTATAGGCATTTAAACTTTCACTTTCTAAAGGCACGGCATTACCATTTTCTGCAATCTTACTTCTATGATTATAAAAATGCTCCAAACCCACATAAGGCTTGATATTGAAAGTATTATTATAAACATAATTATAATTTAGCAAATTTTGCATACTTAGTTGATAAAAATTATAATCCCCCGTTGAGTTAAGATTAAAAGCTGGGAAAACCATAGTCCTAGAAGTATCAAAAAGCCCCACACCAAGATAAATTCTATTATTCGTAGAAAGTCTATCGTCAAATTCATAATGCTGCGAAATTCCCACGCCAAATAAATCGCCCTTTGACGAAGCCTTATGATAATCATCTCTTTTATGTAAAGAGCTATAACCATAATCTAACTCAAATCTTAAAAGATGCTCATACGCTTCTTTATAATGATTGA from Campylobacter upsaliensis includes:
- a CDS encoding NAD(P)-dependent alcohol dehydrogenase; this encodes MSYKILENGRVQSKGFAMLSKDAKFTPFDFTRHALGERDILIKILYAGICHSDIHTARSEWGEATYPCVPGHEIAGEVVAVGKGVSQFKVGDYAGVGCMVNSCGECEACKQSQEQFCQRGQTIFTYNSKDIFHGGENTYGGYSNNIVVSENFAIKVPQNAPLEKVAPLLCAGITTYSPLKFSKVKEGFKVGVAGFGGLGVMAVKYALKMGASVSVFARNEKKKEEALKMGVSGFYASVRADEVKERFDLIISTIPTFYDVSAYLDLLKFGGEFAIVGLPPHDTMPSLSVKDLVYKAGKKVYGSLIGGIKETQEMMDFSLKHAIYPETELIKPYQIDEAYEKLTNGTAKFRYVIDMRNLE